In the genome of Bacillus sp. S3, one region contains:
- a CDS encoding pirin family protein — translation MIERYPAGTRYTVKNEWLESNLSFSFGEYYDTSNIRFGPLRVFNDDTVQAGRGFGIHPHREAEIVSIVLKGQLKHEDNLGNSGIISYGNIQRISAGTGVLHSEFNASNHEEVRFLQLWFSPDEKKLTPSYEDISYDVEQLENNLLPVISQTGSERMAGIHQDLTLYLSKLDEKKTLNFQQEEGRKIYIFTIEGEISINQDSILKSQDAARITDIHEITIRGNQDSFFLLIDLPGGEF, via the coding sequence TTGATTGAACGTTATCCTGCAGGTACACGATACACAGTTAAAAATGAATGGTTGGAAAGTAATTTAAGTTTTTCATTTGGTGAGTATTATGACACTTCTAATATACGATTTGGTCCACTGCGTGTCTTTAACGACGATACCGTACAAGCAGGACGCGGTTTTGGGATTCATCCGCATCGCGAAGCAGAAATTGTTTCTATTGTATTAAAGGGACAGCTTAAACATGAAGACAACTTGGGAAACTCTGGAATCATTAGCTATGGAAATATACAGCGTATAAGTGCAGGAACGGGAGTGCTTCATTCTGAATTTAACGCTTCCAATCATGAAGAAGTCCGATTTTTGCAGCTATGGTTTTCACCAGATGAAAAAAAGTTAACTCCATCCTATGAAGATATTTCATATGATGTTGAACAATTAGAAAATAACCTATTACCTGTAATCTCCCAAACAGGCTCTGAGAGGATGGCGGGCATCCATCAAGATTTAACCCTGTATTTGTCAAAACTAGATGAAAAGAAAACACTAAACTTTCAACAGGAAGAAGGCAGGAAGATTTACATATTTACAATAGAAGGGGAAATTTCAATTAATCAGGATTCCATTTTAAAATCCCAGGATGCTGCTCGGATCACGGACATCCATGAAATTACGATTCGGGGAAATCAAGATAGTTTCTTTTTATTAATTGATTTACCTGGAGGTGAATTTTAA
- a CDS encoding DUF1697 domain-containing protein, which produces MVYIALLRGINVGGKNKIDMKLLKHTFEQAGMTNVVTYINTGNIIFSYKDTSKTELSRILEVAIHNDFGLQIKVVVRSIDDIRGIINAIPDKWKNDNDMKSDVMFLWDEIDDESVLMNLVIKPNIDTVKYVPGAILWSIDKKNVTKSGMSKIIGSKFYKQVTVRNVNTARKIYELMQAQVR; this is translated from the coding sequence ATGGTTTATATCGCTCTTCTTCGGGGGATTAATGTGGGTGGAAAAAATAAAATTGACATGAAGCTGCTTAAACATACGTTTGAACAAGCCGGGATGACTAATGTGGTGACCTACATCAATACAGGTAACATTATTTTTTCATACAAAGACACATCAAAAACTGAACTATCACGTATTTTGGAAGTCGCGATCCATAATGATTTCGGATTACAAATTAAAGTAGTAGTTCGTAGTATCGATGATATCAGAGGAATCATTAACGCTATTCCTGACAAGTGGAAAAATGACAATGACATGAAAAGTGATGTCATGTTTTTATGGGATGAAATTGATGATGAATCTGTACTTATGAATTTGGTGATCAAACCAAATATTGACACGGTGAAATATGTCCCCGGCGCGATTCTATGGTCCATTGACAAGAAAAATGTAACAAAAAGCGGAATGTCAAAGATCATAGGATCAAAGTTTTACAAACAAGTTACCGTAAGAAATGTAAACACCGCTCGTAAAATATATGAACTCATGCAAGCTCAAGTTAGGTAG
- a CDS encoding DoxX family protein yields MMSIGLLIIRLVIGLSFMAHGAQKLFGWFGGYGLKGTGGWMESLGLKPGVMMALMAGLAELIGGLLFTLGLLTPLAGIMIAGTMVMAIVKVHAPNGYWATQNGYEYNLTLIAVVIGLAFIGPGQYALDAYLF; encoded by the coding sequence ATGATGAGTATTGGATTATTAATTATTAGGTTAGTGATTGGTTTGTCATTCATGGCACACGGTGCACAGAAATTATTTGGCTGGTTCGGTGGCTACGGCTTAAAGGGTACAGGTGGCTGGATGGAATCCCTCGGATTGAAACCCGGTGTGATGATGGCACTCATGGCAGGATTAGCAGAATTAATAGGGGGATTATTATTTACATTAGGACTTCTTACTCCCCTTGCAGGAATCATGATTGCAGGAACAATGGTTATGGCAATTGTAAAGGTTCATGCCCCTAATGGATATTGGGCAACACAAAATGGATACGAATATAATTTGACATTGATAGCAGTGGTAATTGGTTTAGCATTCATTGGACCTGGACAATATGCATTGGATGCTTATTTATTCTAA
- a CDS encoding putative quinol monooxygenase, whose product MIRVVCKGKLKPGVKVEEYLSLAREVVVETRKEKGCIMYTYHQDINDPSILTTMEEWEDEGAIQKHNKSEHVLKIVPELRKLRESTEINYYREVK is encoded by the coding sequence ATGATTAGAGTTGTTTGCAAGGGAAAACTTAAACCGGGTGTAAAGGTTGAAGAATATTTAAGTTTGGCTAGAGAAGTTGTTGTAGAAACCAGAAAAGAAAAAGGATGTATCATGTACACTTATCATCAAGATATCAATGACCCATCCATCCTTACAACAATGGAGGAATGGGAAGATGAAGGTGCTATCCAGAAACACAATAAAAGCGAACATGTTTTGAAAATTGTCCCAGAGCTTAGGAAACTGAGAGAAAGTACGGAAATCAACTATTATAGGGAAGTAAAATAA
- a CDS encoding Gfo/Idh/MocA family protein: MGMKREFGFAIVGTGLISTTHYEQISSIEGAKVLAIYSRKEEKAKSLAEKAGADWYTDYQEMLKRKDIDIVSIITPSGTHADMAIKAARAGKHVIVEKPMDISLEKAQQMIDVCREHHVKLSVISQHRFDSSAVKIKADINSGRFGKMVLGQSAVNWYRPQSYYDTSKWRGLWEMNGGGVLINQAIHSIDLFQYFMGEVESVYAHTAVLAHERIEVEDVAVATVKFKNGGLGTIVGTTAAYPGLSARLEIIGTNGTAVIENDQLIKHYLRNPTNETEAVNLAGVNNEDGGEPAHASVNPAALDGASHRLQFIDMMNAIQEDREPLVNGEEGLKPLKIILAIYESARTGQPKQIESF, from the coding sequence ATGGGGATGAAAAGAGAATTTGGGTTTGCTATTGTCGGAACAGGGCTAATAAGCACTACACATTATGAGCAAATTTCATCGATTGAAGGGGCAAAAGTGCTGGCGATCTACTCCCGTAAGGAAGAAAAAGCAAAATCACTTGCGGAAAAGGCCGGTGCAGATTGGTATACAGATTATCAAGAAATGCTGAAGAGAAAAGATATCGATATTGTATCGATTATTACACCAAGCGGCACTCATGCTGACATGGCGATCAAGGCTGCACGGGCGGGAAAACATGTGATTGTTGAAAAACCAATGGATATTTCCCTTGAGAAAGCACAGCAAATGATTGATGTATGCCGTGAGCATCATGTTAAATTAAGTGTTATTTCTCAACATCGCTTTGATTCATCAGCTGTGAAGATTAAAGCTGATATTAATTCAGGCCGATTCGGAAAGATGGTGCTTGGGCAATCCGCTGTGAATTGGTATCGTCCTCAAAGCTACTATGATACAAGTAAGTGGCGGGGATTATGGGAAATGAATGGAGGCGGCGTATTAATCAATCAGGCCATTCATTCGATCGATTTATTTCAGTACTTCATGGGAGAAGTCGAAAGTGTATACGCACATACAGCCGTATTAGCACATGAAAGAATTGAAGTGGAAGATGTGGCTGTTGCCACGGTAAAATTTAAAAATGGCGGGTTAGGAACCATTGTTGGTACTACAGCTGCATATCCCGGTCTGTCAGCCCGCTTGGAGATAATCGGTACAAATGGTACAGCCGTGATCGAGAATGATCAATTAATTAAGCATTATCTACGAAATCCAACTAATGAAACGGAAGCCGTCAATTTAGCTGGTGTAAACAATGAGGATGGAGGGGAGCCTGCCCATGCATCCGTTAATCCGGCAGCACTTGATGGTGCTTCCCATCGTTTACAGTTTATTGATATGATGAATGCCATTCAGGAGGATAGAGAACCGCTTGTGAATGGTGAAGAAGGATTAAAACCACTTAAGATTATATTAGCAATTTATGAATCTGCACGGACAGGTCAGCCTAAACAAATAGAGTCATTTTAG
- the rpiA gene encoding ribose-5-phosphate isomerase RpiA: protein MNEKKEVGEKAVDFVKEGMVVGLGTGSTVFYTISKLGQLVQQGLSIKGIPTSKQTEKLAIDVGIPLVSLNEIDHIDLAIDGADEVNLDLDLIKGGGGALLREKIIANAAKTFILVTDSHKNVARLGTFPLPIEVVPFGYETTMKHIRDLGGSPELRKNQGNPFLTDNGNYIIDSSFQEIREPKELEKNLNLIPGVVDNGLFVGMADAVITIIDKKLVTKVRKKK from the coding sequence TTGAATGAAAAAAAAGAAGTTGGAGAAAAAGCTGTCGATTTTGTGAAAGAAGGAATGGTTGTTGGACTTGGAACCGGCTCCACTGTATTTTATACGATTTCGAAGCTTGGGCAATTAGTTCAACAAGGATTGTCTATTAAAGGAATCCCTACGTCCAAACAAACGGAAAAATTAGCAATAGATGTAGGAATCCCACTTGTTTCATTAAATGAAATTGATCATATTGACCTGGCCATTGATGGGGCTGATGAAGTGAATCTCGATTTAGACCTTATTAAAGGTGGGGGAGGAGCCCTTTTAAGAGAGAAAATAATCGCGAACGCTGCTAAAACTTTTATTCTTGTTACAGACTCCCATAAAAATGTAGCTAGATTAGGGACTTTTCCACTGCCGATAGAAGTGGTCCCATTTGGATATGAGACGACTATGAAACATATTCGCGACCTAGGCGGCAGTCCGGAGTTACGAAAAAATCAGGGAAATCCATTTCTAACAGATAACGGTAACTATATTATTGACAGCAGTTTTCAAGAAATCAGGGAGCCAAAAGAATTAGAGAAAAATCTAAACCTCATCCCTGGTGTAGTTGATAATGGGCTATTTGTAGGAATGGCAGACGCTGTAATTACGATTATCGATAAAAAACTTGTAACGAAAGTCAGAAAAAAGAAATAA
- a CDS encoding Gfo/Idh/MocA family protein has protein sequence MKFEKVRWGIIGCGDVTEVKSGPAFQKTKNSELVAVMRRTGELAKDYAERHNVPKWYDDADALINDPDVDAVYIATPPSSHKKYTIKAVNAGKPVYVEKPMALNFSECEEMIAACKAARVPLYVAYYRRALPRFKKIKELLENKAIGDVRFVSTTQYQKASEDIKDSQNLPWRVQPELSGGGLFYDLASHTLDLLDFLLGPIKVVQGFTSNQAGYYHAEDIVTGTYQFESGIHGVGNWCFSAFEDVDVNEIVGSNGKITFSTFGNEPIVLTTISGTEQWSYEPPQHVHQPLVETIVADLTGDTGHCPSTGVTGARTNWVMGEIR, from the coding sequence ATGAAATTTGAGAAAGTTCGTTGGGGAATTATTGGATGCGGTGATGTGACGGAAGTAAAGAGTGGACCGGCATTTCAGAAAACAAAAAATTCAGAGTTGGTTGCCGTTATGAGGAGAACAGGCGAACTAGCGAAAGACTATGCGGAAAGACATAATGTGCCGAAATGGTACGACGATGCTGACGCACTTATTAACGATCCAGATGTCGACGCTGTCTATATTGCGACACCGCCGAGTTCACATAAGAAATATACCATTAAAGCTGTAAATGCAGGAAAACCTGTTTATGTAGAAAAGCCAATGGCACTCAATTTTTCGGAATGCGAAGAAATGATTGCCGCTTGCAAGGCGGCTCGCGTCCCTTTATATGTTGCATACTATCGCAGAGCACTTCCTCGATTTAAAAAAATAAAAGAATTGCTGGAAAATAAAGCGATCGGTGATGTTCGTTTCGTATCAACAACACAGTATCAAAAAGCTTCGGAAGATATAAAGGACTCACAAAATCTCCCCTGGAGAGTTCAGCCTGAATTGTCCGGAGGTGGGCTGTTTTATGATTTAGCCAGTCATACACTCGATTTATTAGATTTTTTACTGGGACCAATTAAAGTTGTTCAAGGTTTTACTTCAAATCAAGCAGGTTATTATCATGCGGAAGATATCGTTACTGGTACCTATCAATTTGAATCTGGAATTCACGGCGTAGGAAATTGGTGTTTTTCTGCTTTTGAAGATGTGGATGTTAATGAAATCGTCGGCAGTAACGGAAAAATTACCTTTTCCACTTTTGGAAATGAGCCCATCGTTTTGACGACCATTAGTGGCACAGAGCAATGGAGTTATGAACCGCCGCAGCACGTTCATCAACCCCTTGTAGAAACGATTGTGGCTGATTTAACAGGAGATACCGGCCATTGTCCAAGTACTGGAGTGACTGGTGCGAGAACAAACTGGGTTATGGGTGAAATAAGATAG
- a CDS encoding ring-cleaving dioxygenase: protein MSKKTMGIHHITAIVGNPQENVDFYAGVLGLRLVKQTVNFDDPGTYHLYFGDEGGNPGTIITFFPWAGARQGTIGDGQVGVTSYVVPKGAMRFWETRLEKFKVPFTKMERFGEQYVEFDDPHGLHLEIVEREEGEVNKWSFSGVTSEFAIKGFGGATLLSAQPNKTADLLEKVMGLEFVGKEGDFARYRSSADIGNIIDLKLTPIGRGRMGVGTVHHIAWRASDDQDQLEWQKYVAANGYGVTPVQDRNYFNAIYFREHGEILFEIATDPPGFAHDESQETMGEKLMLPAQYEPHRDQIERGLIPFKVRELN from the coding sequence ATGAGTAAGAAAACAATGGGTATTCATCATATTACTGCCATTGTAGGTAATCCACAGGAAAATGTTGATTTTTATGCAGGTGTATTAGGATTGCGCCTAGTAAAACAAACGGTAAACTTTGATGACCCTGGCACATATCACCTCTATTTCGGAGACGAAGGAGGAAATCCTGGAACTATCATTACATTCTTCCCTTGGGCTGGAGCTCGTCAAGGTACTATCGGTGACGGTCAAGTAGGAGTTACCTCATATGTTGTTCCTAAAGGTGCCATGAGATTTTGGGAAACTAGATTAGAAAAGTTCAAAGTACCTTTTACAAAAATGGAACGATTCGGTGAGCAATATGTAGAATTCGATGATCCACACGGACTTCATTTAGAGATAGTTGAAAGAGAAGAAGGTGAAGTTAATAAATGGAGCTTTAGCGGGGTGACATCAGAGTTTGCCATCAAAGGGTTTGGCGGAGCCACTCTATTATCAGCACAGCCTAATAAAACAGCGGATTTGTTAGAAAAAGTAATGGGACTTGAATTCGTAGGAAAAGAAGGCGATTTCGCCCGTTACCGTTCCTCAGCTGATATCGGAAATATCATTGACCTAAAATTAACCCCAATTGGACGCGGGCGAATGGGTGTGGGAACTGTACATCACATCGCTTGGCGGGCTAGTGATGACCAGGATCAATTGGAATGGCAAAAATATGTTGCAGCCAATGGTTATGGTGTCACTCCAGTTCAAGATCGAAACTATTTCAATGCCATCTATTTTAGAGAACATGGGGAAATCTTATTTGAAATTGCAACAGATCCTCCAGGCTTTGCACATGATGAATCCCAAGAAACGATGGGAGAGAAATTAATGCTTCCTGCACAGTATGAACCGCACAGAGACCAAATTGAACGTGGGTTGATTCCATTTAAAGTAAGAGAATTAAACTGA
- a CDS encoding IclR family transcriptional regulator, whose protein sequence is MNNNQDQNKTTSIQVISRAAKILRTLREHPKGLSLSQIAKEVELARSTVQRIVAALEQEKLVTAASTNSGFRLGSEIARLAGAVHSDLREELRPFLIQLSNMVNETVDLSILDNGKVLFVDQIIAAHPLQATSQPGASFPLHCTANGKVILASLPISEVENLLPEQLTRYTNNTITTRDDLIKELETVRREGVAFSREEHIDGICAIGAVVYDRLGNRSAISIPLPSTRFYGNEEKLVSALLKTCQTINRHFK, encoded by the coding sequence TTGAACAATAACCAAGACCAAAATAAAACAACTAGTATCCAAGTGATTTCGCGTGCAGCAAAAATACTGCGCACGCTTAGAGAGCATCCAAAAGGATTAAGCCTTTCACAGATTGCAAAAGAAGTAGAGCTGGCTAGGTCAACCGTCCAAAGAATTGTAGCTGCACTAGAACAAGAAAAACTGGTTACTGCAGCTTCTACTAACAGCGGATTTCGCCTTGGGTCTGAGATTGCGAGGCTTGCAGGCGCTGTACATAGTGATTTAAGAGAAGAATTGAGACCCTTTTTAATCCAGCTTTCTAATATGGTCAATGAAACCGTAGACCTATCTATATTAGATAATGGTAAGGTCCTGTTTGTTGATCAAATAATTGCGGCACATCCATTACAAGCAACCTCTCAGCCTGGTGCCTCTTTCCCTTTGCATTGCACAGCAAACGGAAAAGTCATTCTTGCTTCTCTGCCCATATCTGAGGTTGAAAACCTGCTGCCGGAACAGCTTACACGGTACACGAATAACACCATTACTACTCGGGATGATCTGATAAAGGAGTTAGAAACTGTCCGTAGAGAGGGGGTTGCTTTTTCTAGAGAAGAGCATATTGATGGAATTTGTGCAATAGGGGCTGTTGTATATGACCGATTAGGAAATCGGAGTGCCATTTCCATTCCGCTCCCCTCTACACGTTTTTATGGGAATGAAGAAAAGCTAGTTAGTGCCCTTCTCAAAACATGTCAAACGATTAATCGGCACTTTAAGTAA